In Bacteroidales bacterium, one DNA window encodes the following:
- the rsfS gene encoding ribosome silencing factor, whose translation MIKNNLPVQRESNREELIKFIIEGIHEVKGHEIVDIELNTIQNSICDDFIICHGTSKRQVDAIADSVEKTVRENTKLKPWHKEGFQNAEWILLDYVDVVVHIFNEQNRKFYNLEGLWADAKINYIDQKNESIK comes from the coding sequence ATGATTAAAAACAATTTGCCAGTCCAACGGGAAAGCAATAGAGAAGAATTAATTAAATTCATCATCGAAGGAATTCATGAAGTGAAAGGTCATGAAATCGTTGATATAGAATTGAATACGATCCAAAACTCGATTTGTGATGATTTCATCATCTGTCATGGCACTTCAAAACGCCAGGTAGATGCCATAGCGGATTCAGTAGAAAAAACGGTAAGAGAAAATACCAAACTTAAGCCATGGCACAAAGAAGGCTTCCAGAATGCCGAATGGATTTTGCTTGATTATGTTGATGTGGTAGTTCATATCTTTAATGAACAAAACCGAAAGTTTTACAACCTTGAAGGATTGTGGGCTGATGCAAAAATAAATTACATTGACCAAAAAAACGAATCGATTAAATAA
- a CDS encoding acyloxyacyl hydrolase — protein MIIAHHPEMWALTDGFFPSWEFSLTKQTVGKNSWVYLRNYPRYGLSYRYSDFGHSIYLGEAHSVMPFISLQLLKTPKTLLDFRISLGAAYITRKFDRLENYKNRAISTHWNASVSFEVQGNWQLTEVTGLTAGLSMLHLSNGTIKTPNYGLNVPGVFAGLNFRLSRKPINYQIPDELILNKGKQNIRISAGIARKQLINHPDELFLVYSSEIAYARYYNNTNRFIIGADASYDQSNKIVLETQGDTTSNLTELSKFGLIAGHEWVFSRFALNFSIGYYLHNLNDSNDLVYNKLGVIYFFHKNIYAGITLKSHYAKADFFSVGMGLSF, from the coding sequence ATGATTATTGCACATCATCCCGAAATGTGGGCACTTACTGACGGTTTTTTCCCTTCCTGGGAGTTCTCGCTAACAAAGCAGACTGTTGGAAAAAATTCATGGGTGTACCTGAGGAACTATCCCCGCTACGGTTTGAGCTACAGATATTCTGATTTTGGACACTCAATTTATTTAGGTGAGGCACACTCAGTGATGCCATTTATCAGTCTTCAATTGTTGAAAACCCCGAAAACTTTGCTTGATTTCAGGATTTCACTTGGGGCAGCTTACATTACCAGGAAGTTTGACCGGCTTGAGAATTATAAAAACAGGGCGATCAGCACTCACTGGAATGCTTCGGTCAGCTTTGAAGTGCAAGGCAACTGGCAACTGACCGAGGTTACAGGGTTAACGGCAGGGCTTTCGATGCTGCATCTTTCAAATGGAACCATAAAAACGCCAAATTACGGGCTTAACGTTCCTGGGGTTTTTGCCGGGTTAAATTTTCGATTGAGCCGAAAACCGATTAACTATCAAATTCCAGATGAATTAATTTTGAACAAAGGTAAACAAAACATCAGGATTTCGGCTGGAATTGCACGGAAACAGCTCATTAATCATCCGGATGAATTGTTTCTCGTCTATTCTTCTGAAATTGCCTACGCTCGTTATTATAACAACACAAACCGGTTCATTATTGGCGCCGATGCATCCTATGACCAGTCTAACAAAATAGTTCTTGAAACCCAGGGTGATACCACAAGCAATCTTACTGAACTTTCGAAATTTGGCCTGATTGCCGGACATGAGTGGGTCTTTTCACGGTTTGCCTTGAATTTCTCAATCGGATACTACCTTCATAACCTTAACGATTCTAATGATTTAGTATATAATAAATTAGGAGTAATTTATTTTTTTCATAAAAACATTTACGCTGGCATTACGCTGAAATCGCATTACGCAAAAGCTGATTTTTTCAGTGTCGGAATGGGTTTGAGTTTTTAA
- a CDS encoding Nif3-like dinuclear metal center hexameric protein — protein MKISEIAGAIERFAPLILQESYDNAGLLIGSPSDEVACALITLDVTEEVIDEAIQQNCKLIIAHHPLIFKGIKTIGTKNPVERMITRCIKNDIAVYAAHTNLDNVHQGVNKMICEKIGLKETSILDPKAHLLRKLVTFCPEEHANQVREALFKAGAGHIGKYDNCSFNTGGQGTFRALEGANPFVGIVNSLHAENEVRIETVFPIYQQSVILKALIESHPYEEVAFDLYPLENEFSKVGSGMFGILEQPEETASFLMRLKETFEVKCLRHTRLINDKVQTVAVCGGSGSFLMGHAIARHADVFITGDVKYHEFFDADGKILLADIGHFESEQFTTEVIKNILLEKFPTFAARISKIKTNPVFYL, from the coding sequence ATGAAAATCAGTGAAATTGCAGGAGCAATTGAGCGCTTCGCACCGCTCATTTTACAGGAATCATATGACAATGCCGGATTATTAATCGGTTCACCTTCAGATGAAGTCGCCTGTGCATTAATCACCCTGGATGTAACAGAAGAGGTAATCGATGAAGCCATTCAACAAAACTGCAAACTCATTATTGCTCATCATCCCCTGATATTTAAAGGGATTAAAACAATTGGAACAAAAAATCCTGTTGAGCGGATGATCACCCGTTGTATTAAAAACGACATTGCCGTTTATGCTGCCCACACCAATCTTGATAATGTTCATCAGGGTGTTAACAAGATGATCTGTGAAAAAATAGGGTTGAAAGAAACTTCGATACTTGATCCGAAAGCACACCTCCTGCGAAAGTTAGTCACCTTTTGCCCTGAAGAACACGCCAATCAGGTGCGTGAAGCACTCTTCAAAGCAGGGGCAGGACACATTGGCAAATACGACAATTGCAGTTTCAATACCGGCGGACAAGGCACATTCAGGGCACTTGAAGGGGCAAATCCTTTTGTAGGAATTGTAAATTCGCTGCATGCTGAAAATGAAGTCAGAATCGAAACTGTTTTCCCCATTTACCAGCAGTCCGTCATTCTCAAAGCACTCATTGAATCGCATCCTTACGAAGAGGTGGCTTTTGATCTCTATCCTTTGGAAAACGAATTCAGCAAAGTGGGTTCAGGAATGTTTGGTATACTGGAACAACCTGAGGAAACAGCTAGTTTTTTGATGAGATTAAAAGAAACTTTCGAAGTAAAATGCCTTCGCCACACAAGGCTAATCAACGACAAGGTGCAGACAGTGGCAGTTTGCGGAGGTAGTGGAAGTTTTCTGATGGGACATGCCATTGCCCGGCATGCCGATGTTTTCATCACCGGTGATGTGAAATATCATGAGTTTTTTGATGCCGACGGTAAAATATTGTTGGCTGATATCGGCCATTTTGAGAGCGAGCAGTTTACAACAGAGGTGATCAAAAATATTTTGTTGGAAAAATTTCCTACTTTTGCCGCCCGGATTAGTAAAATAAAAACAAATCCGGTTTTCTATCTTTGA
- a CDS encoding outer membrane protein transport protein — translation MKRLISIIVVFYLLLSNSFAQNEEDVLRYSNTQLIGSARYLALGGAYGAVGADFSSLSSNPAGIGLYKRSEFSITPMLYFGSAESRYGGQTHDGNKNNFALGNAGFVLNFQTADRLDSSPFKNFQMGFGVNRLKDFNNSIFIQGVNSDNSLLDAYLSYAGNKNPESLNPFDTRLAFDTFLLDTIPGAAVPTYVNAYSYIGGFSSALQRKSIETYGSVNEWVLSGGTNINDKLYLGFTVGFPQIRYFQSSVYNEVNQTTPLKDLDQFNYIEDLETNGGGVNVKVGAIVRPLDWLRVGAAYHSPTWYTNLDDSWSTRMNAYYTNGDFFTSNSPVGDYNYDIQTPSKFIGSLALLFGNMGLISADYEYVDFSKGKLDPSFDFSMQNEIIRDNFTAGNNLRIGTEWRAGVMLLRGGYANYGSPFRTGVNDGQIQTFSAGLGYRNRDYFIDAAFNYSVSEMDYTLYGNNVVSPVPSALNKYQVYNFLITLGYRFD, via the coding sequence ATGAAACGATTAATTTCAATCATAGTAGTATTTTACCTGCTCCTTAGCAACAGCTTTGCACAAAACGAAGAAGATGTTTTGCGATACTCAAACACGCAGCTCATTGGTTCAGCACGTTACCTTGCACTGGGTGGGGCCTACGGAGCTGTAGGAGCCGATTTCTCATCGCTAAGTTCCAATCCTGCCGGGATAGGCCTTTACAAGCGGTCAGAATTTTCGATAACTCCCATGCTTTACTTTGGTAGCGCTGAAAGCAGATACGGAGGCCAAACCCACGACGGCAATAAAAATAATTTTGCTTTGGGTAATGCCGGGTTTGTGCTGAATTTTCAAACTGCAGACCGGCTTGATAGTAGCCCCTTCAAGAATTTTCAAATGGGATTTGGGGTCAATCGTTTAAAGGACTTCAATAACAGTATTTTTATCCAAGGGGTAAACAGCGATAATTCATTGCTTGATGCCTACCTGAGCTATGCAGGGAATAAAAATCCGGAGAGCCTCAATCCATTTGATACCCGGCTTGCTTTTGATACCTTTCTATTAGATACAATCCCAGGTGCAGCAGTGCCAACTTATGTGAATGCTTACAGTTACATCGGTGGTTTCTCAAGTGCACTTCAACGTAAATCCATTGAGACTTATGGCTCAGTAAACGAGTGGGTACTTTCCGGTGGTACAAATATCAATGATAAACTATATCTTGGTTTCACTGTCGGATTTCCCCAAATCAGATATTTCCAGTCATCAGTTTACAATGAGGTCAACCAAACTACCCCTCTTAAAGACCTCGACCAGTTTAACTATATCGAAGACCTCGAAACCAATGGCGGTGGCGTGAATGTTAAAGTCGGCGCTATTGTCAGGCCACTGGATTGGCTCAGGGTTGGCGCTGCCTATCATTCACCGACATGGTACACCAACCTTGATGATTCATGGAGCACACGGATGAACGCGTATTACACCAATGGAGACTTCTTTACATCGAATTCACCAGTTGGTGATTACAATTACGACATTCAGACTCCTTCAAAATTTATTGGTAGCCTCGCTCTTCTATTTGGAAATATGGGGTTAATAAGCGCTGATTATGAATATGTTGATTTTAGTAAAGGCAAACTTGATCCCAGTTTTGATTTCAGTATGCAGAACGAGATTATCAGGGATAACTTTACAGCAGGTAACAACTTACGGATTGGCACTGAGTGGAGAGCCGGTGTGATGTTGCTCAGAGGTGGCTATGCCAATTATGGCAGTCCTTTCAGGACAGGAGTGAATGACGGTCAAATTCAGACTTTTTCTGCCGGGCTGGGCTATAGAAATCGCGACTATTTTATTGATGCAGCATTTAACTATTCAGTATCTGAAATGGATTACACACTTTATGGTAATAATGTAGTTAGTCCGGTTCCATCTGCACTCAACAAATATCAGGTGTACAATTTTTTGATAACCCTGGGTTACAGGTTTGATTAG
- a CDS encoding proline--tRNA ligase: MAKDFPTRAENYSQWYNDLVIKADLAENSAVRGCMVIKPYGYAIWEKMQAALDKMFKDTGHSNAYFPLFIPKSFFSKEASHVEGFAKECAVVTHYRLKTSEDGKGIVVDEDAKLEEELIIRPTSETIIWDTYRTWIQSYRDLPLLINQWANVVRWEMRTRLFLRTAEFLWQEGHTAHSSQEEAVEETMKILNIYAEFAEKWMAMPVLKGLKSPNERFAGAVDTYCIEALMQDGKALQAGTSHFLGQNFAKAFDVKFLSKENKLDYVWATSWGVSTRLMGALIMSHSDDHGLVLPPKLAPIQVVIVPIYKNNDQLAIISEKANTIKDALISKGISVKYDDRDTQKPGWKFAEYEFKGVPVRLAIGPRDIENGTVEVARRDTLEKEIYQMTDIETKIVNLLDQIQFNLYQKAFAFREENTFKVDTWEDFKVQIEKGGFVLAHWDGTTETEIQIKEETKATIRTIPLNNKPEEGKCIFTGRSSKERVVFAKSY; this comes from the coding sequence ATGGCAAAAGATTTTCCAACCCGGGCTGAAAATTATTCACAGTGGTACAATGATTTGGTTATTAAAGCTGATCTGGCAGAGAATTCAGCAGTAAGAGGTTGCATGGTGATTAAACCATACGGATATGCGATATGGGAAAAGATGCAAGCGGCTCTCGATAAGATGTTCAAGGACACCGGGCATTCCAATGCCTATTTTCCATTGTTTATTCCGAAATCGTTTTTCAGCAAAGAAGCGAGTCATGTGGAAGGATTTGCCAAAGAATGCGCCGTTGTTACACATTACAGACTGAAAACCTCAGAAGATGGAAAAGGGATCGTGGTGGATGAAGATGCAAAACTTGAAGAAGAATTGATCATACGTCCAACATCCGAAACAATCATCTGGGACACCTATCGCACATGGATTCAATCATATCGCGACCTTCCGCTGTTAATCAACCAATGGGCTAATGTTGTGAGGTGGGAAATGCGTACTCGTCTTTTTTTACGCACAGCTGAATTTCTATGGCAGGAAGGTCATACTGCGCACTCCAGCCAGGAAGAAGCTGTGGAAGAGACCATGAAAATTCTCAATATCTACGCCGAATTTGCTGAAAAATGGATGGCTATGCCCGTTCTCAAAGGGTTGAAATCACCTAACGAACGGTTTGCCGGAGCGGTTGATACTTACTGCATAGAAGCCTTAATGCAGGATGGTAAAGCATTACAGGCCGGGACTTCACATTTCTTGGGTCAGAATTTTGCGAAAGCGTTTGATGTAAAATTCCTATCCAAAGAAAATAAACTGGATTATGTTTGGGCAACATCATGGGGGGTTTCCACACGGCTGATGGGTGCGCTCATTATGTCCCACTCTGATGATCATGGTTTGGTACTTCCTCCAAAACTTGCTCCTATCCAGGTCGTTATTGTTCCTATTTATAAAAATAATGATCAATTGGCCATCATAAGTGAAAAAGCAAACACGATTAAAGATGCCTTGATTTCGAAAGGGATCTCAGTCAAATACGATGATCGTGATACGCAAAAACCCGGCTGGAAGTTTGCTGAATATGAGTTCAAAGGTGTTCCCGTGAGATTAGCCATTGGGCCAAGAGATATCGAAAATGGAACTGTTGAAGTTGCACGGCGCGATACGCTCGAAAAGGAAATTTACCAAATGACGGATATTGAGACCAAAATAGTCAACCTGCTTGATCAGATTCAGTTCAATCTTTATCAGAAAGCTTTCGCATTCCGTGAGGAAAACACGTTTAAGGTGGATACCTGGGAAGATTTTAAAGTGCAAATTGAAAAAGGAGGCTTCGTTCTTGCACATTGGGATGGCACCACTGAAACAGAAATTCAAATTAAAGAAGAAACGAAAGCCACCATCAGGACGATCCCTCTAAACAATAAACCGGAGGAAGGTAAATGCATTTTTACAGGCCGTTCGAGTAAGGAAAGAGTAGTCTTTGCTAAATCTTACTAA
- a CDS encoding DUF2807 domain-containing protein, producing MRHRIQYMIFIVILTILAGCEGDLFNDCLSGRGNATTERRGLYSFRNVAVYDNIRLTIELSQEYSVTINSGHKLGPMITNLIHNNTLEIRNESPCSLLKDPWAPVDVLVKVPTLDSLLVMSQAGVSVNGVIVSENFYAEATETSANITLNLNTRYFRLDFLKGTGDISITGYSDTIFIYNVSAGKVDALNSQSQVMVVNTGSLNDVYVRAGEKLLDVNIQNIGNVYYSHDPAEIIYYSTNTGKLLWLN from the coding sequence ATGAGACATCGAATACAATACATGATCTTCATAGTTATTTTGACGATCCTTGCAGGTTGTGAGGGAGATCTGTTCAATGACTGCCTGAGCGGAAGGGGAAATGCAACCACCGAACGCCGCGGACTTTATTCATTCCGGAATGTTGCAGTTTATGACAATATCCGGCTGACCATCGAACTAAGCCAGGAATACTCGGTTACGATTAATTCAGGGCATAAACTGGGTCCGATGATTACAAATCTGATCCACAATAACACACTTGAAATCAGGAATGAAAGCCCCTGCTCATTGCTGAAAGACCCATGGGCGCCAGTGGATGTGCTTGTGAAAGTCCCGACCCTCGATTCTTTGTTGGTGATGTCACAGGCTGGGGTTTCAGTAAATGGTGTTATTGTTTCAGAAAACTTTTATGCAGAGGCTACAGAAACTTCAGCAAATATCACACTCAATCTGAACACCAGGTATTTCAGATTAGATTTTCTAAAAGGTACTGGCGACATCAGCATAACTGGATATAGCGATACAATTTTTATTTACAATGTTTCAGCAGGTAAGGTAGATGCGCTTAACAGCCAATCTCAGGTGATGGTAGTAAATACAGGAAGTTTAAACGATGTGTACGTCAGGGCAGGGGAAAAACTTCTGGACGTTAATATCCAAAACATTGGCAATGTTTATTACAGTCATGATCCAGCTGAAATCATTTATTACTCAACCAATACAGGGAAGCTGTTGTGGCTGAATTAG
- a CDS encoding biotin--[acetyl-CoA-carboxylase] ligase, with product MKFKAENHNLLYFEKVDSTNETAEKLLFAGDLKEYTIIFTDSQLKGKGVGRNSWQSEPGKNILMSIVLHPEFLNPADQFMINKVASLAVCRCLDKFIPEKRTEIKWPNDIYLESRKIAGILSKNIILGSLFSSCIVGIGLNVNQLNFNPELPNPVSMAQVTGKKISLELVLNELIHQIKAFYELLKKGEIKFIDQEYLFRMLNFNKKACYISKERTFEGIIRGVDQFGLLELESDGEMIKYDMKEIALITKNKTYSDENQ from the coding sequence ATGAAATTTAAAGCTGAAAACCACAATCTCTTATACTTCGAAAAGGTAGATTCTACAAATGAAACAGCAGAAAAACTCCTTTTTGCAGGGGATTTGAAAGAATATACGATAATTTTCACTGATTCTCAGCTCAAAGGTAAAGGCGTAGGCCGCAATTCCTGGCAGAGTGAACCGGGAAAAAACATCCTGATGAGCATTGTTCTGCATCCTGAATTTCTAAATCCAGCCGACCAGTTCATGATCAACAAAGTTGCCTCACTTGCGGTATGCAGGTGTTTGGATAAATTTATACCTGAGAAACGAACAGAGATAAAATGGCCGAACGATATTTATCTTGAAAGCAGAAAGATTGCCGGAATTTTATCAAAAAACATCATCCTGGGCAGTCTGTTCAGTTCTTGCATCGTTGGTATCGGGCTCAATGTTAACCAGCTGAATTTTAATCCGGAGTTACCAAATCCTGTTTCCATGGCGCAGGTTACAGGAAAAAAAATTTCACTGGAGCTTGTTCTGAATGAGTTAATTCATCAGATTAAAGCGTTTTATGAACTTTTAAAGAAAGGCGAAATCAAGTTCATTGATCAGGAATACCTCTTTCGGATGTTGAATTTCAACAAAAAGGCCTGTTACATTTCAAAAGAGAGAACATTTGAAGGGATAATCCGTGGTGTTGATCAGTTTGGGTTGCTGGAACTGGAATCAGACGGTGAGATGATAAAATACGATATGAAAGAAATTGCGTTAATAACAAAAAATAAAACTTATTCAGATGAAAATCAGTGA